In Natator depressus isolate rNatDep1 chromosome 9, rNatDep2.hap1, whole genome shotgun sequence, a single genomic region encodes these proteins:
- the TM4SF1 gene encoding transmembrane 4 L6 family member 1 — MCFGKCARCIGYKLLILAFLCIVANILLYFPNGETRFASEHQLSKYVACLHGIIGGGILIFLPAAVFIGLEYDNCCGCCGHENCGKSCAMLSSVLAAFIGILGSGYCFIISALGLSHGPYCLSAVEQNWVYPFTNSSGGYLLERDRWSECREPRNIVEWNLTLFSILLVLGGIELILCSIQVINGFLGGICGVCCNREEKYVC; from the exons ATGTGTTTTGGAAAGTGTGCTAGGTGCATTGGGTACAAGTTGCTCAttcttgccttcctctgcatTGTAGCTAACATCTTGCTTTACTTTCCCAATGGTGAAACAAGATTTGCTTCAGAACATCAGCTTAGCAAGTATGTGGCGTGCCTTCATGGAATTATAGGAGGAGGGATTTTG atattcctcccagctgcagtgttcATCGGACTAGAATACGATAATTGCTGTGGATGCTGCGGGCATGAGAACTGTGGGAAAAGCTGTGCA ATGCTGTCCTCTGTTCTGGCCGCCTTCATCGGAATCCTGGGGTCCGGCTACTGTTTCATCATTTCAGCTTTAGGTTTATCCCATGGCCCTTACTGCCTCTCTGCTGTAGAACAGAACTGGGTCTATCCTTTCACTAACTCCAGTGGAGG GTATCTGCTTGAGCGTGACAGGTGGTCTGAGTGTCGGGAGCCAAGGAATATCGTGGAATGGAACTTGACCCTTTTTTCCATTCTTCTGGTCCTGGGGGGAATTGAATTAATTCTGTGTTCCATCCAAGTAATCAACGGTTTTCTCGGAGGAATATGTGGGGTTTGCTGTAATCGGGAAGAG aaatACGTTTGCTAG
- the TM4SF18 gene encoding transmembrane 4 L6 family member 18 isoform X2 — translation MGLQKCRGCLSCLLIPLALWSIVVNILLYFPNGKTSYATSNQLTNYVWYFEGICFSGVMMLLLAALLITLERDTFYQCCQSESCNKTYRSFISVVLALLGIAFSGYNVIISTLGLVQGPFCNTPAGWGYIFKDTAGGYLIAYSSWSQCTEPAHVVEWNIILFSILIALSGLQVIICFLKVMAELKQILCGTYSFFIQPGII, via the exons ATGGGTTTACAAAAATGCAGAGGCTGTTTGAGTTGTCTGTTGATACCTCTTGCACTTTGGAGTATTGTTGTTAATATCCTGTTATACTTCCCTAATGGGAAAACTTCATACGCCACCAGTAACCAGCTCACCAACTACGTGTGGTATTTTGAAGGAATATGTTTCTCTGGTGTGATG ATGCTTCTGTTAGCAGCACTTCTAATAACACTGGAGCGTGACACGTTCTATCAATGCTGCCAGAGCGAGAGCTGTAACAAAACATACAGG AGTTTCATTTCAGTTGTGTTAGCCCTGCTTGGAATTGCTTTTTCGGGATATAATGTCATCATCTCTACTTTGGGCTTAGTGCAAGGCCCATTCTGCAATACTCCAGCTGGCTGGGGTTATATCTTCAAAGACACTGCAGGGGG TTACCTCATTGCGTACAGTTCCTGGTCTCAGTGCACTGAACCTGCGCACGTAGTGGAGTGGAACATCATTTTATTCTCTATTCTCATAGCCCTTAGTGGACTTCAAGTGATCATCTGCTTTCTTAAAGTGATGGCCGAATTAAAACAGATACTCTGTGGGACCTACTCTTTCTTTATACAG CCGGGGATTATCTGA
- the TM4SF18 gene encoding transmembrane 4 L6 family member 18 isoform X1 yields MGLQKCRGCLSCLLIPLALWSIVVNILLYFPNGKTSYATSNQLTNYVWYFEGICFSGVMMLLLAALLITLERDTFYQCCQSESCNKTYRSFISVVLALLGIAFSGYNVIISTLGLVQGPFCNTPAGWGYIFKDTAGGYLIAYSSWSQCTEPAHVVEWNIILFSILIALSGLQVIICFLKVMAELKQILCGTYSFFIQNYRHEA; encoded by the exons ATGGGTTTACAAAAATGCAGAGGCTGTTTGAGTTGTCTGTTGATACCTCTTGCACTTTGGAGTATTGTTGTTAATATCCTGTTATACTTCCCTAATGGGAAAACTTCATACGCCACCAGTAACCAGCTCACCAACTACGTGTGGTATTTTGAAGGAATATGTTTCTCTGGTGTGATG ATGCTTCTGTTAGCAGCACTTCTAATAACACTGGAGCGTGACACGTTCTATCAATGCTGCCAGAGCGAGAGCTGTAACAAAACATACAGG AGTTTCATTTCAGTTGTGTTAGCCCTGCTTGGAATTGCTTTTTCGGGATATAATGTCATCATCTCTACTTTGGGCTTAGTGCAAGGCCCATTCTGCAATACTCCAGCTGGCTGGGGTTATATCTTCAAAGACACTGCAGGGGG TTACCTCATTGCGTACAGTTCCTGGTCTCAGTGCACTGAACCTGCGCACGTAGTGGAGTGGAACATCATTTTATTCTCTATTCTCATAGCCCTTAGTGGACTTCAAGTGATCATCTGCTTTCTTAAAGTGATGGCCGAATTAAAACAGATACTCTGTGGGACCTACTCTTTCTTTATACAG